In Thermodesulfovibrionales bacterium, the following are encoded in one genomic region:
- a CDS encoding argininosuccinate synthase domain-containing protein: protein MKKIVLAYSGGLDTSVAIVWLRETYGAEVIAFCADLGQGEDLEAVREKALRTGASKVYVEDLREEFTSQYIFPMLRANAVYEGSYLLGTSIARPLIAKRQIEIAEREGADAVSHGATGKGNDQVRFELTYYALKPDIKVVVPWREWPFKS, encoded by the coding sequence ATGAAAAAGATCGTGCTCGCATACTCGGGAGGACTCGATACTTCTGTTGCGATCGTCTGGCTTCGGGAGACCTACGGTGCCGAGGTCATAGCTTTTTGCGCCGACCTCGGGCAAGGCGAAGATCTCGAGGCGGTGAGGGAGAAGGCCTTGAGGACTGGTGCTTCGAAGGTCTATGTCGAGGATCTGAGGGAGGAATTCACATCTCAGTATATATTCCCCATGCTCAGGGCGAATGCGGTATACGAAGGCTCTTATCTTCTCGGCACCTCCATCGCGAGGCCTCTCATCGCGAAGCGTCAGATAGAGATTGCCGAAAGAGAAGGGGCTGACGCTGTTTCACACGGGGCAACCGGAAAGGGCAATGACCAGGTGAGGTTCGAACTCACCTATTATGCCCTCAAACCGGACATAAAGGTGGTAGTTCCGTGGCGGGAATGGCCTTTCAAGTCAC